In a genomic window of Halalkalicoccus sp. CG83:
- a CDS encoding ferredoxin — translation MRIEYDRDTCIGIYQCVDEWDAFEKDMDAGKADLAGAEEDEEGRFVREVPEGEEFDAEMAARVCPVDAITLYDDDGEQVVP, via the coding sequence ATGCGAATCGAGTACGATCGGGACACCTGCATCGGGATCTACCAGTGCGTCGACGAGTGGGACGCCTTCGAGAAGGACATGGACGCGGGGAAGGCGGACCTGGCCGGCGCGGAGGAGGACGAGGAGGGCCGATTCGTCCGCGAGGTGCCCGAGGGCGAGGAGTTCGACGCCGAGATGGCCGCCCGGGTCTGTCCGGTCGATGCGATCACGCTCTACGACGACGACGGCGAGCAGGTCGTTCCCTGA
- the mdh gene encoding malate dehydrogenase yields the protein MTKVSVVGAAGTVGAAAGYSIAMRDVADELVLVDIPEKEDDVVGQAADTNHGVAYDANTTVRQGDYAATEGSDVVVITAGIPRSPGQSRLDLAGDNAPIMEDIGSSLAEHNDDFVTITTSNPVDLLNRHLYETGDRSREQVVGFGGRLDSARFRYVLAKRFDTQVQNVEATILGEHGDAQVPVFSKVRVDGTDPEFSDDEKEEILEELTESAMDVIERKGATEWGPAAGVAHMVEAVLRDTGEVFPASIPLDGEFGHSDVGLGVPVKLGDGGVQEVVEWNLDEYEREQLGSAADKLDEQYDEISQ from the coding sequence ATGACCAAAGTGAGCGTCGTCGGTGCGGCCGGAACGGTCGGCGCGGCCGCCGGCTACAGCATCGCAATGCGGGACGTCGCGGACGAACTCGTCCTCGTGGACATTCCCGAGAAGGAGGACGACGTGGTCGGACAGGCGGCGGACACGAACCACGGCGTCGCCTACGACGCCAACACCACCGTGCGCCAGGGCGACTACGCCGCGACCGAGGGCTCGGACGTCGTCGTCATCACGGCGGGCATTCCCCGTTCGCCGGGCCAGAGCCGGCTGGATCTCGCGGGGGACAACGCCCCGATCATGGAGGACATCGGCTCCTCGCTCGCCGAGCACAACGACGACTTCGTCACGATCACCACCTCGAACCCCGTCGACCTGCTGAATCGCCACCTCTACGAGACGGGCGATCGGAGTCGCGAGCAGGTGGTCGGCTTCGGCGGCCGACTCGACTCCGCGCGGTTCCGCTACGTGCTCGCGAAACGCTTCGATACGCAGGTGCAGAACGTCGAGGCGACCATCCTCGGCGAGCACGGCGACGCTCAGGTGCCGGTGTTCTCGAAGGTGCGCGTCGACGGTACCGACCCCGAGTTCTCCGACGACGAGAAGGAGGAGATCCTCGAGGAGCTCACCGAGAGCGCGATGGACGTCATCGAGCGGAAGGGTGCGACCGAGTGGGGCCCCGCCGCGGGGGTCGCCCACATGGTCGAGGCGGTGCTTCGCGACACCGGCGAGGTGTTCCCGGCGTCGATCCCGCTCGACGGCGAGTTCGGCCACAGCGACGTCGGCCTCGGCGTTCCCGTGAAGCTCGGAGACGGGGGCGTCCAGGAGGTCGTCGAGTGGAACCTCGACGAGTACGAGCGCGAGCAGCTCGGCTCGGCGGCCGACAAGCTCGACGAACAGTACGACGAGATCAGTCAGTAG